A window of the Coprobacter fastidiosus genome harbors these coding sequences:
- a CDS encoding M16 family metallopeptidase codes for MIRINRYCLSNGLRLIHHQDKETQMVALNLLYDVGSKDENPDCTGFAHLFEHLMFGGSVNIPDFDTPLQKAGGENNAWTSNDITNYYSVVPRQNVETAFWLESDRMLGLDFSEKSLSVQKQVVIEEFKQRNLNQPYGDIPLLIRPLAYKVHPYRWPTIGKRVEHIEQVKLEDVKSFFYKHYAPNNAILAVTGNISFEEAVELTEKWFGTIERRDIEPRNLPAEPVQKSARFQEVSRSVPLDSITKVYHMCRRMDKAYHCFDLLSDILSNGRSSRLFQRLVMDRKLFADIDASITGDIDAGLFMIKGKVNKGISLEEADRAIVEELRRLGENEVSAYELQKVVNKFESNDLFSNINYLNKATNLAYYELLDKAENIDSEIEKYKGITSRMLKEVAERAFVEENSSTLYYRADGDLS; via the coding sequence GTGATTCGGATTAATAGATATTGTCTGTCAAATGGATTGCGTTTAATTCACCATCAGGATAAAGAAACTCAGATGGTGGCATTAAACCTTTTGTATGATGTCGGGTCTAAGGATGAAAATCCGGATTGTACAGGATTTGCTCATTTGTTTGAGCATCTGATGTTCGGTGGGTCTGTTAATATTCCCGATTTCGATACTCCGTTGCAAAAAGCCGGTGGTGAGAATAATGCGTGGACAAGTAATGATATAACGAATTATTATTCGGTAGTTCCGCGTCAGAATGTAGAAACAGCTTTTTGGCTGGAGTCGGATCGTATGTTGGGGCTTGATTTTTCGGAAAAAAGTCTGTCCGTACAGAAGCAAGTCGTAATCGAAGAATTTAAGCAGCGTAACCTGAATCAGCCGTACGGTGATATTCCGTTATTGATAAGGCCATTGGCATATAAAGTGCATCCGTACAGGTGGCCTACGATAGGGAAACGGGTTGAGCATATCGAACAGGTAAAACTGGAAGATGTGAAGTCGTTCTTTTATAAACATTATGCTCCGAATAATGCCATTTTGGCAGTTACGGGAAACATCTCTTTTGAAGAAGCTGTTGAACTTACCGAAAAATGGTTTGGCACGATAGAGCGAAGAGATATAGAGCCTCGGAATTTACCGGCAGAGCCTGTTCAGAAGTCTGCACGGTTTCAGGAAGTTTCACGTTCTGTACCGTTAGATTCGATTACTAAGGTGTATCACATGTGCCGGAGAATGGATAAAGCATATCATTGCTTTGACTTGTTATCCGACATACTATCCAATGGACGATCTTCCCGGTTGTTTCAACGGCTTGTTATGGATCGGAAACTGTTTGCCGATATAGATGCCAGTATTACAGGTGATATAGATGCCGGATTGTTTATGATCAAGGGAAAAGTCAATAAAGGAATTTCTTTAGAGGAGGCAGATCGTGCTATTGTTGAAGAGTTGCGTAGATTGGGAGAGAATGAGGTGTCGGCGTATGAATTGCAAAAAGTAGTCAATAAATTTGAGTCAAACGATCTGTTTTCCAATATTAATTACTTGAATAAAGCAACTAATTTAGCCTATTACGAATTATTGGATAAAGCCGAAAATATCGATAGTGAAATAGAAAAATATAAAGGTATCACTTCCCGTATGCTGAAAGAAGTAGCAGAAAGAGCATTTGTTGAGGAGAATAGTTCTACTCTATATTATCGTGCAGACGGAGACTTATCATAA
- the cas6 gene encoding CRISPR-associated endoribonuclease Cas6 translates to MRFKLILTVNSEHSGNVLPVSYQYELSSCIHRILTDNKELYEQWLRMNGFLPEMSVKYRLLSISNFYIPKIKVETDRLFILSKRVQLWISCLPERGTEDFIKALFAGKILLIGDRHTQVELQVDDIIKTDMDSYPETLSYLSLSPIVFVHVRPNRSIEYVSPSTPGYGEILLDHILEKYRHFYGKDFSGDMNFNFELLSEPKRKGIFIKRFTKEESKIIGYMYKFKLTLHPVLHQLIHNTGLGDKVNLGFGCIEILE, encoded by the coding sequence ATGCGATTTAAGTTGATACTTACAGTAAATTCAGAACATTCTGGAAATGTACTTCCGGTGAGTTACCAATATGAATTATCTTCTTGCATTCATCGAATATTGACTGATAATAAAGAACTGTATGAACAGTGGTTGAGGATGAATGGGTTCTTACCGGAAATGAGTGTGAAATATAGGTTATTATCTATCTCAAATTTTTATATTCCTAAAATAAAAGTCGAAACCGATCGTCTTTTTATTCTTTCGAAAAGAGTACAATTATGGATTTCTTGTTTGCCGGAGCGTGGTACTGAAGATTTTATAAAAGCGCTTTTTGCAGGAAAAATTTTGTTGATAGGAGATCGTCATACTCAAGTAGAATTGCAAGTGGATGACATAATAAAAACAGATATGGATTCTTATCCTGAGACGTTGAGCTATCTTTCATTATCTCCTATTGTATTTGTGCATGTTCGTCCTAATAGAAGTATAGAATATGTGAGTCCCTCTACTCCGGGATATGGAGAGATATTATTGGATCATATTCTGGAAAAGTATCGTCATTTTTATGGGAAAGATTTTTCTGGCGATATGAATTTTAATTTTGAGCTCTTATCTGAACCTAAGCGAAAAGGTATATTTATAAAACGTTTTACAAAAGAAGAATCGAAGATTATCGGTTATATGTATAAATTTAAGCTGACATTGCATCCTGTTTTGCATCAGTTGATTCATAATACCGGATTGGGAGATAAAGTCAATTTGGGATTTGGTTGTATTGAAATTTTAGAATGA
- a CDS encoding DUF349 domain-containing protein, whose protein sequence is MMDLHEAPLLEKSAQAEENITTENVSLPETAKENKLVENKLSREEIVARVKELVDQPVESVKDEIDSLKQNYYKLRKNEVEEARRKFEEETGDTSGFTPEPDECEETLKGLLNVFKEKKAKLLEQQEKVKEENLLRKKSILEEIKKITEDSDNINKHYNDFQQLQQAFKEITDVPASAVNELWKNYQLYVEHFYDLLKINKELRDYDFKKNLDLKLAICESAEALAKNDDVVAAFKSLQTLHDEWRAIGPVAKELREDLWNRFKAASTVINKAHQQHFEILKADEQKNEAAKIAICEEIEAIDMTALKSFSAWDEKTKDIIALQERWKGIGFASRKVNNALFERFRKTCDEFFKQKAEYFKRVKDEMSLNLEKKKALCEKAEALKDSTDWKNTTDQMIAIQKEWKTIGPVAKKYSDAVWTRFIAACDYFFEQKNKQTASVRQVEQENLLLKKAVIEKLNALDEAMAPSEAVALVKTLMAEWNQIGHVPFKEKDKIYKSYQAALDKHFKRLNMNETKNRLNSFTSAVQQMASSDQAQNKLYRERERLMRSYEHVKAELQTYENNMGFLNISSKSGGGMLKEMERKMQKLKDEMQLIAQKIELIDENL, encoded by the coding sequence ATGATGGACCTTCATGAAGCTCCTTTGTTGGAGAAGTCTGCTCAGGCAGAGGAGAACATTACCACGGAAAATGTTTCTTTACCAGAAACTGCCAAAGAAAATAAATTGGTTGAAAATAAACTATCGCGAGAAGAAATAGTAGCGAGAGTCAAAGAACTTGTAGATCAACCTGTCGAGTCTGTAAAAGACGAGATAGATTCGTTGAAACAAAATTACTATAAGCTTCGTAAAAATGAAGTAGAGGAAGCTCGTCGGAAGTTTGAAGAAGAGACTGGTGACACATCAGGATTTACTCCTGAGCCTGATGAGTGTGAAGAGACATTGAAAGGCTTGTTGAATGTGTTTAAAGAAAAAAAGGCAAAACTGCTTGAGCAACAAGAAAAAGTGAAAGAAGAAAATCTTCTGCGTAAAAAATCTATTCTTGAAGAAATAAAGAAAATTACCGAAGATTCTGATAATATCAATAAGCATTATAATGATTTTCAACAATTACAACAGGCATTCAAAGAAATTACGGATGTTCCGGCTTCTGCTGTTAATGAATTATGGAAAAATTATCAATTATATGTCGAGCACTTTTATGATTTATTAAAAATCAACAAAGAGTTGCGAGATTATGACTTCAAAAAAAATCTTGATCTGAAATTGGCAATTTGTGAGTCGGCCGAAGCATTAGCTAAAAATGATGATGTTGTGGCTGCTTTTAAGTCTTTACAAACTTTGCATGACGAGTGGAGAGCTATAGGACCGGTAGCAAAAGAGTTGCGTGAAGATTTGTGGAATCGGTTCAAGGCGGCTTCTACAGTAATTAATAAGGCTCATCAGCAGCATTTTGAAATTTTGAAGGCTGACGAGCAAAAAAATGAAGCGGCGAAAATTGCGATATGTGAGGAAATTGAAGCTATCGATATGACTGCGTTGAAATCGTTTAGTGCTTGGGATGAAAAAACAAAAGATATTATAGCATTGCAAGAACGATGGAAAGGTATAGGTTTCGCTTCCCGTAAGGTGAATAATGCTTTATTCGAACGTTTCCGTAAAACATGTGATGAGTTCTTTAAACAAAAGGCGGAGTATTTCAAACGAGTGAAAGACGAGATGTCTCTCAACCTTGAGAAAAAGAAAGCTTTGTGCGAAAAGGCTGAAGCTCTGAAAGACAGTACTGATTGGAAAAATACAACCGATCAGATGATAGCTATTCAGAAAGAATGGAAAACTATAGGTCCGGTTGCAAAAAAATATTCGGATGCTGTATGGACTCGTTTTATTGCGGCTTGCGACTATTTCTTTGAACAAAAAAATAAGCAGACAGCTTCTGTACGTCAAGTTGAACAGGAAAATCTTCTGTTGAAAAAAGCTGTCATTGAAAAACTAAATGCTCTTGACGAAGCAATGGCTCCGAGCGAAGCGGTTGCTTTGGTAAAGACTTTGATGGCCGAATGGAATCAGATAGGACATGTCCCTTTCAAAGAGAAAGACAAAATTTATAAGAGTTATCAGGCTGCATTGGATAAGCATTTTAAACGTTTGAACATGAATGAAACCAAGAATCGTTTAAATTCCTTTACTTCTGCTGTCCAACAAATGGCGTCTTCTGACCAAGCTCAAAATAAATTATATCGGGAAAGAGAACGATTGATGCGTTCGTATGAACATGTTAAAGCGGAGTTGCAGACGTACGAAAATAATATGGGCTTTTTAAATATCTCTTCGAAAAGTGGAGGAGGTATGCTCAAGGAAATGGAACGGAAGATGCAAAAATTAAAAGATGAAATGCAGCTGATTGCCCAAAAAATCGAATTGATCGACGAGAATCTGTAA
- a CDS encoding undecaprenyl-phosphate glucose phosphotransferase has translation MERRDRGRFIRGLVAVGDFCCINLVFLMVYLFFDSDMTHQFNQKIVWLLLNISYFPVVLMFNQIHNTRIIYIDSLLLAASESVVLLFLIFISLLTFLQIEVGTIVLLTFFVGFFISLNLWWLLASRVLKYYRSKGFNFKRIIIVGAGKTGLMLFRELHSDLGYGYKFLGFFDDNAELKGQIPQLLGDTGMVEKFALENNVDEIYCALPGSQDAKILNLLQFSERHAIRFFIVPEISRYVLRRLHFQIMGRVPVLSVREEPLQRWEMRAVKRLFDFVFSSVILLLSPLWLLPIAICVKLSSPGPVLFKQKRTGFMGREFNCLKFRTMRVNNESDKLQATKGDPRITRIGEFLRKTSLDELPQFINVFKGEMSVVGPRPHMLKHTKDYSAIIDKYMVRHFIKPGLTGWAQVNGYRGETKELWQMEKRVEYDVWYIENWNFMLDMKIIFLTLIGIFKGDKNAF, from the coding sequence ATGGAAAGAAGAGATAGAGGACGTTTTATAAGGGGATTGGTTGCAGTTGGAGATTTTTGTTGTATCAATCTTGTTTTCCTTATGGTTTATCTGTTTTTCGATTCAGATATGACCCATCAATTCAATCAGAAAATAGTTTGGCTTTTACTGAATATATCTTATTTCCCGGTAGTATTGATGTTTAATCAGATACATAATACCCGTATTATCTATATCGATTCTTTATTATTGGCGGCTTCTGAGTCGGTTGTATTATTGTTTCTGATTTTTATATCGTTGTTGACATTTTTGCAAATCGAGGTCGGGACAATTGTCCTGCTTACATTTTTTGTGGGTTTCTTTATATCCTTGAATCTTTGGTGGTTATTGGCAAGTAGGGTTCTTAAATATTATCGAAGTAAGGGATTTAATTTTAAGAGAATCATTATTGTAGGTGCAGGGAAAACCGGTTTAATGCTGTTTCGGGAACTACATTCTGATTTAGGATATGGATATAAATTTTTAGGTTTTTTTGATGATAATGCGGAGTTGAAAGGGCAGATTCCCCAATTGCTGGGCGATACCGGTATGGTCGAAAAATTTGCATTGGAAAATAATGTAGACGAAATTTATTGTGCGCTTCCAGGATCTCAAGATGCTAAAATATTAAATTTACTCCAGTTTTCCGAGCGTCATGCCATCCGTTTTTTTATCGTGCCGGAAATCAGCCGTTATGTCTTACGTAGGCTGCATTTTCAGATTATGGGACGAGTTCCGGTATTGTCTGTTCGGGAAGAACCCTTGCAGAGGTGGGAGATGAGGGCTGTCAAACGTTTGTTCGATTTCGTTTTTTCCTCAGTTATTCTTTTACTTTCTCCTTTGTGGTTGTTGCCGATAGCTATATGCGTGAAATTGTCGTCGCCCGGTCCTGTATTGTTCAAGCAAAAACGTACAGGTTTTATGGGACGGGAATTTAATTGTTTGAAATTTCGGACGATGAGGGTAAATAATGAAAGTGATAAACTTCAGGCAACTAAAGGAGACCCCCGTATAACTCGTATCGGTGAGTTTTTGCGAAAGACAAGTCTGGATGAATTGCCGCAGTTTATTAATGTTTTTAAAGGAGAGATGTCGGTTGTCGGTCCTCGTCCTCATATGCTGAAGCATACCAAAGACTACTCGGCGATTATCGATAAATATATGGTGCGTCATTTCATAAAACCCGGTTTGACGGGATGGGCGCAAGTAAATGGGTATCGAGGAGAAACAAAAGAACTTTGGCAGATGGAAAAGAGAGTAGAGTATGATGTTTGGTATATTGAAAATTGGAACTTTATGCTCGATATGAAGATTATCTTTTTAACTTTAATCGGTATTTTTAAAGGTGATAAGAATGCATTTTGA
- a CDS encoding UDP-glucose dehydrogenase family protein has translation MKTAIVGTGYVGLVTGTCFAEMGANVICVDVDRTKIEKLKNGIIPIYEPGLEELVKKNCNDGRLNFTTDLASCINDVDIVFSAVGTPPDEDGSADLSYVLEVARTIGRTMNKYLLVVTKSTVPVGTAALVRKAIQDELDIRNLDIQFDVASNPEFLKEGNAVNDFMHPDRVVVGVESEKAKALLSRLYKPFLINNFRIIFMDVPSAEMTKYAANAMLATRISFMNNIANLCEKVGADINMVRAGIGSDERIGSKFLYAGCGYGGSCFPKDVRALIKTASENDVDLEILKAVERVNDEQKMILFKKLSAYYSNKLSGKTIAVWGLSFKPETDDMRDAPSLLLVDALVKAGCVVKAYDPIAIPEAKRRLGEDHIIFVDDMYDALIDADCLMLVTEWKQFRLPSWAVIRKLMKTPYILDGRNIYDREEVKALGFDYECIGR, from the coding sequence ATGAAAACTGCAATTGTCGGAACCGGTTATGTGGGTTTGGTAACAGGAACCTGTTTTGCTGAAATGGGAGCGAATGTTATTTGTGTTGATGTTGACCGGACTAAAATCGAAAAGCTTAAAAACGGTATAATTCCCATCTATGAACCGGGCTTAGAAGAGTTGGTTAAAAAGAATTGTAATGACGGACGATTGAATTTTACGACAGATCTGGCTTCATGTATTAATGATGTGGATATTGTTTTTAGTGCGGTAGGTACTCCTCCCGACGAAGATGGAAGTGCCGATTTAAGTTATGTTTTGGAGGTTGCACGTACTATCGGACGCACGATGAATAAGTACTTGCTTGTTGTTACGAAGAGTACTGTCCCTGTGGGAACTGCAGCTTTGGTGCGTAAGGCTATACAAGACGAGTTGGATATTCGGAATCTGGATATTCAATTTGACGTTGCTTCTAATCCCGAGTTTTTGAAAGAAGGAAATGCTGTGAATGATTTTATGCATCCCGATCGTGTCGTTGTCGGAGTAGAATCAGAAAAAGCGAAAGCTTTGTTGTCTCGTCTTTATAAACCGTTTTTGATCAATAATTTCCGTATTATATTTATGGATGTTCCATCGGCCGAAATGACTAAATATGCGGCAAATGCGATGTTGGCTACCCGCATCAGTTTTATGAATAATATTGCTAATCTTTGTGAGAAAGTCGGTGCTGATATAAATATGGTGCGTGCAGGAATCGGAAGTGATGAACGTATTGGCAGCAAATTTTTGTATGCTGGTTGCGGATATGGAGGGTCATGTTTTCCGAAAGATGTTCGGGCGTTGATAAAGACTGCGTCGGAAAACGATGTCGATCTTGAAATTCTGAAAGCAGTAGAACGGGTGAATGACGAGCAGAAAATGATTTTGTTTAAGAAGTTGTCTGCTTATTATTCAAATAAGTTATCGGGAAAAACGATTGCGGTTTGGGGGCTTTCGTTCAAGCCGGAAACCGATGACATGAGAGATGCCCCGTCTCTGTTGTTGGTTGATGCTTTGGTCAAGGCCGGATGTGTTGTAAAAGCTTATGATCCTATCGCTATTCCTGAGGCTAAACGTCGGTTAGGCGAGGATCATATTATTTTTGTCGATGATATGTATGATGCTCTGATCGATGCAGACTGTTTGATGTTGGTGACTGAATGGAAACAGTTTAGATTACCTTCTTGGGCAGTTATCCGCAAGTTAATGAAAACCCCTTATATATTGGACGGTCGCAATATCTATGACCGGGAAGAGGTAAAAGCTTTAGGTTTTGATTACGAATGCATAGGACGTTAG
- a CDS encoding helix-turn-helix domain-containing protein, translating into MNIKREKGDSYIETLMLLRQGLTIEQVAESRNLKPVTIYSHIAELIISRKLTDWSNYISVFEIESVANVISSSESKTQNLKPIYEALNGEIDYGKIRLALAVLSLE; encoded by the coding sequence TTGAATATTAAACGAGAAAAAGGCGATTCTTATATCGAGACTTTGATGCTTTTACGTCAAGGACTGACGATCGAGCAGGTTGCAGAAAGCCGGAATTTAAAGCCTGTTACGATTTATTCTCATATAGCAGAATTGATCATATCCCGGAAGTTAACAGATTGGAGCAATTATATTTCGGTTTTTGAAATCGAGTCCGTTGCGAATGTCATATCATCTTCCGAAAGTAAAACTCAAAATCTGAAGCCTATATATGAAGCGTTAAATGGTGAAATAGATTATGGCAAGATACGTTTAGCTTTAGCTGTTCTATCTCTTGAATAA
- a CDS encoding ClC family H(+)/Cl(-) exchange transporter gives MKFSHVKLYLLCIVVGGMTGLITVPFRYLLVKSSDLRDILFSSSYSWWFHPVIITIMWITGIAIWYLVKKYPIISGSGIPQIEGAIFGRFQFIHPLKALIAKFIGGVAGIGMGFSLGREGPSVQMGGFIAKLIGKWGKANISEQRYLYTGGASAGLSSAFTAPLASTIFIIEEVEKFDSVKIAISSLLAAIISGWIASQIFTVNSYTLINTAYPDEMNIGEIAIAFILFSTLLTIIGKTFNYLLLRFQKQYRGSRIPVSIRILGIIIVTYILGYFFSGLVAGGEKFLLKEANAIHTEMGILIILIIIKLLFTTLCYATGFPGGIFLPLLVIGGLTGKLFALLLIRIEILSPEHFGFFMLIGMSALFAAVVRSPITGIILILEMTQKFNMLIPITVVVGITYFISEIWKVKPIYDQLYKNLLPANYSQSDERITIPFEINTESYLAGRTNKTINLPYGCHIENVIRNNECISNKNYSLKPGDQINISLYSKDLEKLYRSLRNITNE, from the coding sequence ATGAAATTTTCTCATGTAAAATTATATCTGCTCTGTATCGTAGTCGGAGGAATGACCGGACTTATTACTGTTCCTTTCCGTTATTTACTCGTGAAGTCTTCTGATTTACGGGACATTCTTTTTTCATCGTCTTACTCTTGGTGGTTTCATCCGGTAATCATAACAATCATGTGGATTACCGGAATAGCAATATGGTATCTTGTAAAAAAATATCCTATTATCTCAGGGAGCGGAATACCTCAAATCGAAGGTGCAATATTCGGAAGATTTCAATTTATCCACCCGCTAAAAGCATTAATAGCTAAATTTATAGGAGGTGTTGCCGGAATAGGTATGGGATTTTCTTTAGGAAGAGAAGGTCCATCTGTCCAGATGGGAGGGTTCATTGCAAAATTAATCGGAAAGTGGGGAAAGGCTAACATCTCCGAACAACGTTATTTATACACAGGCGGGGCAAGTGCAGGCCTCTCTTCTGCTTTTACCGCGCCATTGGCTTCTACGATATTTATCATCGAAGAAGTGGAAAAGTTCGATTCCGTAAAAATCGCCATATCATCACTTTTAGCTGCAATCATATCCGGCTGGATAGCATCTCAGATATTCACGGTCAACTCATATACTTTGATCAATACGGCCTACCCTGATGAAATGAATATCGGCGAAATAGCTATTGCATTTATCCTTTTCTCAACGCTATTGACTATTATAGGAAAAACCTTCAACTATTTATTACTCCGATTTCAAAAGCAATATAGAGGCAGCCGGATACCTGTCTCCATACGTATTCTCGGAATAATCATTGTTACTTATATTTTAGGATATTTCTTTTCAGGATTAGTTGCAGGAGGAGAGAAATTCCTACTAAAAGAGGCAAATGCTATTCATACCGAAATGGGGATATTGATAATTCTTATTATCATAAAACTTTTATTTACAACGCTTTGTTACGCAACTGGCTTTCCGGGAGGTATCTTCCTCCCGCTATTGGTCATAGGTGGACTTACAGGAAAATTATTCGCACTTCTCTTGATTCGGATCGAAATACTCTCGCCCGAGCATTTTGGCTTTTTCATGCTAATCGGAATGTCTGCTCTATTTGCTGCAGTAGTGAGATCACCTATTACCGGAATCATTCTAATACTCGAAATGACTCAAAAATTCAATATGTTAATACCAATAACCGTTGTCGTAGGCATAACTTATTTTATCAGTGAAATTTGGAAAGTAAAACCTATTTATGATCAATTATACAAAAACTTATTACCTGCCAATTATTCACAATCGGATGAAAGAATTACTATTCCGTTTGAAATAAATACGGAATCCTATCTCGCCGGCAGAACAAATAAAACAATTAACCTCCCGTACGGTTGCCATATAGAAAATGTAATTCGAAACAATGAATGTATTTCTAATAAAAATTATTCACTCAAACCGGGAGATCAAATCAACATATCTCTTTATTCTAAAGATTTAGAAAAGTTATACCGTTCTTTGAGAAATATAACGAACGAATAA
- a CDS encoding YbaN family protein yields MLKIDSYKKILYIVSGTLCLILGSIGLFVPILPTTPFWLLTAWLYTRSSPYLYRKVMNIPLFGNCIRNFHEYKAIPLRGKIITITTLWITIGISIWIIAKVWIAILLIAIAIGITIHILSYKTLPPDIHKKKDIH; encoded by the coding sequence ATGCTAAAAATCGACTCGTACAAAAAAATATTATATATCGTATCTGGGACTTTATGTCTTATTTTAGGGAGTATCGGTCTATTCGTGCCGATACTCCCGACAACTCCGTTTTGGCTACTGACCGCATGGCTCTATACTCGCAGTTCTCCATATCTTTATCGTAAAGTCATGAACATTCCTCTTTTCGGAAACTGCATTCGTAATTTTCATGAATATAAAGCAATCCCTTTACGAGGAAAGATCATAACCATAACAACTTTATGGATTACGATAGGAATATCTATATGGATCATAGCTAAAGTATGGATAGCCATACTTTTGATAGCAATAGCCATCGGTATAACCATACATATTTTATCATACAAGACCTTACCTCCGGATATACATAAGAAAAAAGATATACACTAA
- the fmt gene encoding methionyl-tRNA formyltransferase, which yields MEKKNIRIVFMGTPEFAVESLKHLVEGGYNVVGVITMPDKPAGRGHKIQFSPVKEYAISQGLPLLQPEKLKDETFLTELKAWNADLQIVVAFRMLPEVVWNMPRLGTFNLHASLLPQYRGAAPINWAIINGDKETGATTFFLTHEIDTGKIIMQKRIPIADNDNAGTVHDRLMVMGASMVTETVDAILDGRVSPVDQESVNVNEPLRPAPKIFKETCRIDWNKSAKDIFNFIRGLSPYPAAWCEWEAPDQTVYTVKIFETEVINTTNGKPGTLYTDGKKYIEISCGNGGLRLKVLQLPGKKRLSAEELLRGFSLTEDFICR from the coding sequence ATGGAAAAGAAAAATATAAGAATCGTTTTTATGGGGACTCCCGAATTTGCCGTAGAGAGTTTAAAACATCTCGTGGAGGGAGGATATAATGTCGTAGGAGTAATTACGATGCCCGACAAACCGGCAGGGCGAGGACACAAAATACAATTTTCTCCGGTAAAGGAATATGCTATTTCTCAAGGTCTTCCTCTTTTACAACCTGAGAAATTAAAAGACGAAACCTTCCTGACCGAATTAAAAGCGTGGAATGCCGATCTTCAAATTGTCGTAGCATTCCGTATGCTCCCTGAAGTTGTATGGAACATGCCCCGATTAGGGACATTCAATCTGCATGCTTCCCTCCTGCCCCAATATCGTGGGGCAGCGCCTATCAACTGGGCGATAATCAACGGTGACAAAGAGACCGGAGCTACCACTTTTTTTCTTACTCATGAGATAGATACCGGTAAAATAATCATGCAAAAGCGTATCCCTATTGCAGATAATGATAATGCAGGAACGGTACATGATCGATTGATGGTTATGGGTGCTTCGATGGTAACAGAAACGGTAGATGCAATTCTAGACGGCAGAGTTTCACCCGTCGATCAGGAATCTGTCAATGTAAACGAACCGTTAAGACCTGCTCCCAAAATCTTCAAAGAAACCTGCCGGATCGACTGGAATAAAAGTGCAAAAGATATATTTAACTTTATAAGGGGATTATCTCCTTATCCGGCAGCATGGTGCGAATGGGAAGCTCCCGACCAGACAGTCTATACTGTAAAAATATTTGAAACCGAAGTTATAAATACGACAAACGGAAAACCCGGGACTTTATATACAGACGGCAAAAAATATATTGAAATATCTTGCGGAAACGGAGGCTTACGATTAAAAGTGCTACAACTTCCCGGAAAAAAAAGACTATCGGCAGAAGAGCTATTACGAGGATTCTCACTCACCGAAGATTTTATTTGCCGATAA